One genomic region from Osmerus eperlanus chromosome 6, fOsmEpe2.1, whole genome shotgun sequence encodes:
- the hmgcll1 gene encoding 3-hydroxy-3-methylglutaryl-CoA lyase, cytoplasmic, with translation MGNVPTTVKHCLSYQQLLHDHPWLPRWLLDQKSASSQEYPEFVKIVEVGPRDGLQNEKEIVPTGVKIQLIDKLSQTGLTAIEATSFVSSKWVPQMADHSEVLRGIHRDRHVRYPVLTPNMRGFQDAVAAGATEVAVFGSASETFSRKNINCSIEESMQRFEEVLSAAKQKQIPVRGYVSCALGCPYEGSVEPSKVTEVARRLYELGCYEVSLGDTIGLGTPGSMRTMLTSVLQEVPSSALAVHCHDTYGQALANILTALQMGVCVVDSSVAGLGGCPYALGASGNVPTEDVLYMLQGMGIETGVDLSKVIEAGDFICQALGRTTHSKVAQARANQVSR, from the exons ATGGGGAACGTCCCCACCACGGTGAAGCACTGTCTGAGCTACCAGCAGCTCCTCCACGATCACCCCTGGCTGCCGCGCTGGCTGCTGGACcagaag AGCGCCTCAAGTCAAGAGTATCCAGAGTTTGTGAAAATTGTGGAAGTTGGTCCCAGAGACGGCCTTCAAAATGAAAAG GAAATCGTTCCGACAGGAGTCAAAATCCAGCTGATAGACAAGCTGTCTCAAACAGGCCTGACCGCGATTGAGGCCACCAGCTTTGTGTCTTCAAAGTGGGTACCCCAG ATGGCGGACCACAGCGAGGTCCTTCGAGGGATCCACAGAGATCGTCATGTTCGCTATCCGGTGCTGACGCCAAACATGCGAGGTTTCCAGGACGCT GTGGCAGCAGGGGCGACAGAGGTGGCCGTGTTTGGGTCGGCCTCGGAGACTTTCAGCAGGAAGAACATCAACTGTTCCATCGAGGAGAGCATGCAGAGGTTTGAAGAAGTCCTCAGCGCTGCCAAGCAGAAGCAGATCCCCGTGCGAGG ATACGTATCCTGCGCCCTGGGGTGTCCATACGAGGGAAGCGTGGAGCCCTCTAAAGTCACTGAG gtggccAGGAGGCTGTATGAGCTTGGTTGCTATGAGGTATCCCTGGGAGACACCATCGGCTTGGGAACCCCTGGCTCCATGAGGACGATGTTGACGAGTGTTCTCCAGGAGGTGCCCAGCTCCGCCCTGGCCGTCCACTGCCATGACACCTACGGTCAAGCCCTCGCTAACATCCTCACAGCGCTGCAG atgggggtgtgtgtggtggactcGTCGGTGGCGGGGCTGGGAGGTTGCCCCTACGCCCTGGGAGCCTCTGGAAACGTGCCAACAGAAGATGTCCTGTACATGCTGCAGGGCATGGGGATAGAGACC GGCGTGGATCTGTCCAAGGTGATCGAGGCTGGGGACTTCATCTGCCAGGCGCTGGGTCGCACCACGCACTCCAAGGTAGCCCAGGCAAGAGCCAATCAGGTGTCTCGATGA